The sequence GCATTCCGCTGCTCGGCCAGATGGGTCTCGCCGCCTCCGCGACGGTGGCCGTCGCCGTGCTCATCGCCGTCACCCTGCTTCCCGCCATGCTCGGCTTCGTGGGCACCAAGGTGCTGGGCGGACGCATTCCGGGACTGCGCCGCACGGCGAAGTCCGGCCCCACCGCAGGTGAGCGGTGGGCAGGGCTCCTCGCCCGCCGCCGCATCGTGATGCTGCTCGCGGCCGTTGCCGCCCTCGGTGTCCTCGCGGTGCCTGCCTCGGACATGCGGCTCGGCCTGCCCACGGACGCCACGGCCGCGCCTGACTCGACACAGCACAAGGCGTACAACCTGATCAGTGAGAGCTTCGGCCCCGGTCTGAACGGCCCCCTCGTCGTCGTGCTCGACGTGGAGAAGGACCCGCAGGGCACGGCGCAGACCGCCATGCGGCGCATCGGCGCTCTCGACAACGTCGCCATGGTCACACCGCCGCAGTTCAACCGGGCTGCGGACACGGCACTGCTCACGGTCATCCCCAAGACGGGGCCGCAAACGCAGGAGACCGAGGACCTCGTCACCGACATCCGGGACGCGAGTGGGGCGCTGAAAGCCGAGACCGGCGCCACGGTGTCGGTGACGGGTGCCACCGCCATGAACATCGACATCTCACGCACGATGTCCGACGCGCTGCTGCCCTATCTCGCGCTCATCGTGGGTCTCGCGTTTCTCCTGCTGATGCTCGTGTTCCGGTCGATTCTCGTGCCGCTCAAGGCGACGCTGGGCTTCCTCGGCTCCGTGGCCGCCACGTTCGGTGCGGTGGTGGCCGTGTTCCAGTGGGGCTGGCTCAGTGATCTACTCGGCGTCGATGCGACGGGGCCGATCATGAGTGTGCTCCCCGTGCTGCTGATCGGTGTGCTGTTCGGTCTCGCCATGGACTACCAGGTGTTCCTGGTGACGCGGATGCGAGAGGAACACGTCCACGGCAGCGAACCCGACCAGGCCATGATCGTCGGTTTCCAGCACGGCTCCCGTGTCGTCGTGGCCGCCGCGCTCATCATGATCAGTGTGTTCGCCGGGTTCGTCCTCGCCGAGTCGATCCTGATCCAGTCGATCGGGTTCGCGCTGGCGTTCGGTGTCGCCGTTGACGCCTTCGTGGTGCGGATGACGATCGTGCCCGCGCTGATGTCGCTGCTCGGCCGCAGCGCGTGGTGGCTGCCCCGCTGGCTGGACCGCATCCTGCCCAGCGTGGATGTCGAGGGGGAGAAGCTGGCCCACCGCACGAGCGGCGGCAACGGTGGTGCGGACGGCGACCGCGAACTGGAACCGCTGAAGCGCTAGCTGCTCCGGCGCTCCGGTCGCCCGCCGCTCCGGTGGGTGACCGGAGCGGACAGCGCTAGGACGAGAGCCAGAGAACGGCGCCGCCTGCCGCGAGCACGGCAGCGGCGCCGATCGCCACGGCCATACCGCGCGACTTCTTCCACAAACTGAAGGCGCCACCCGCCAGAAACCCGGCCAGCGCGAACAGCAGCAGGCCGACGACCTCTCGCGACACC comes from Saccharomonospora xinjiangensis XJ-54 and encodes:
- a CDS encoding MMPL family transporter; translation: MATFLARLGRASFRRRRLVTSLWVLLLVVFGVGAVTLSGQTTNSVTIPGTEAQQAIDRLENKFPEAGVGKGTVNVAVAPPEEGGLDPKAVAGLVEALGKAPNVATVVDPFQVKAIAPDGSLALVKVVYRVPSPEVTDADRDALQAAAEPTREAGWTVEFGGDAMQGVPVTQPTEGIGVIVAALVLVMTFGSLLAAGLPLLTALIGVGIGMAGITTLSGFVDLNANTPVLALMIGLAVGIDYALFIVSRHRSELEDGASPEDAVAIAVGTAGSAVVFAGLTVIIALAGLTVVGIPLLGQMGLAASATVAVAVLIAVTLLPAMLGFVGTKVLGGRIPGLRRTAKSGPTAGERWAGLLARRRIVMLLAAVAALGVLAVPASDMRLGLPTDATAAPDSTQHKAYNLISESFGPGLNGPLVVVLDVEKDPQGTAQTAMRRIGALDNVAMVTPPQFNRAADTALLTVIPKTGPQTQETEDLVTDIRDASGALKAETGATVSVTGATAMNIDISRTMSDALLPYLALIVGLAFLLLMLVFRSILVPLKATLGFLGSVAATFGAVVAVFQWGWLSDLLGVDATGPIMSVLPVLLIGVLFGLAMDYQVFLVTRMREEHVHGSEPDQAMIVGFQHGSRVVVAAALIMISVFAGFVLAESILIQSIGFALAFGVAVDAFVVRMTIVPALMSLLGRSAWWLPRWLDRILPSVDVEGEKLAHRTSGGNGGADGDRELEPLKR